In Haemorhous mexicanus isolate bHaeMex1 chromosome 6, bHaeMex1.pri, whole genome shotgun sequence, a single window of DNA contains:
- the TMEM87A gene encoding transmembrane protein 87A isoform X1 translates to MAAAPRSGGRRRPGALLLRLLAVLLLAGTAGAGQRSKWRLPVLLGKKFSFGKILFSNTTIFLRFEGDEKACEPSQGFNVTWYLRYSDCYNEVFNFGDEQADNYFGTTAEEHPGWSGYYATASLLFPNCSELFRPQIFYKEFVHPEPLSPEKPEGLKDKKESAGNHTMVTDKTAMNAVIKTWRDGPYIFIVQIALTTAKDSTARLKRTERTTPSSYQNKLFTMTVELKGPYEYLSLADYPLMIFFMVMCIVYVFFGVLWLAWSACYWRDLLRIQFWIGAVIFLGMLEKAVFYAEFQNIRYTGESVQGAVILAELLSAVKRSLARTLVIIVSLGYGIVKPRLGVTLHKVVMAGALYLLFSGMEGVLRVTGFFYDTVALIANLALSMIDACIILWIFISLTQTMKLLKLRRNVVKLSLYRHFTNTLILAVAASIVFIIWTTMKFRLVDCQSDWQELWVDDAIWRLLFSMILFVIMILWRPSANNQRFAFSPLSEEEDDDEQKEPMLKESFEGMKMRSTKQEPNGNVKANKVQEDDLKWVEENVPSSVTDVALPALLDSDEERMITHFERSKME, encoded by the exons ATGGCGGCGGCGCCGCGTtccggggggcggcggcggcccggaGCCCTCCTGCTGCGGCTGCTggcggtgctgctgctggcgggCACGGCGGGCGCCGGGCAGCGCTCCAAATGGCGGCTGCCGGTGCTCCTG GGGAAGAAGTTTAGCTTTGGGAAGATTCTCTTCAGCAACACCACCATTTTCCTGAGAT ttGAAGGAGATGAAAAAGCTTGTGAACCCTCCCAGGGTTTCAATGTTACTTGGTACTTAAGATACTCTGACTGCTACAATGAAGTCTTCAACTTTGGG GATGAACAAGCAGATAACTATTTTGGGACTACAGCTGAAGAGCATCCGGGTTGGTCAGGATACTATGCCACTGCTTCTCTCCTCTTTCCAAACTGCTCTGAGCTCTTCAGGCCTCAG ATTTTCTATAAAGAATTTGTTCATCCAGAGCCTCTCTCACCTGAGAAACCAGAg GGCTTAAAAGATAAGAAGGAGAGTGCAGGAAATCACACAATGGTGACAGATAAAACT gcAATGAATGCTGTTATCAAAACTTGGCGAGATGGGCCATATATATTTATTGTGCAAATTGCACTTACAACTGCAAAGGATTCTACTGCCCGACTTAAAAGAACTGAGAGAACAACACCTTCCTCATATCAGAACAAGCTCTTTACAA TGACAGTAGAACTGAAGGGGCCATATGAGTATCTTTCACTTGCAGACTACCCTCTGATGATT TTTTTCATGGTGATGTGTATTGTGTACGTATTCTTCGGGGTTCTGTGGCTTGCGTGGTCAGCCTGTTACTGGCGGGATCTCCTGAGGATCCAGTTCTGGATTGGTGCTGTTATCTTCCTGGGAATGCTTGAGAAAGCAGTTTTCTATGCCGAGTTCCAGAACATCCGCTACACGGGCGAATCTG TTCAAGGAGCAGTAATACTGGCAGAACTTCTTTCTGCTGTGAAACGCTCGTTGGCTCGAACTCTGGTCATCATAGTCAGCCTGGGATATGGGATAGTCAA ACCTCGCCTTGGAGTGACTCTTCACAAAGTAGTTATGGCTGGAGCCCTTTATCTGTTATTTTCTGGCATGGAAGGCGTTCTTAGAGTCACAGGG tttttctaTGACACTGTGGCTCTGATAGCAAACTTGGCCCTGTCCATGATTGATGCCTGTATTATTTTGTGGATAT TCATCAGCTTAACTCAAACAATGAAGCTGCTAAAACTTCGAAGGAATGTTGTGAAACTCTCTTTGTATCGGCACTTCACCAACACACTCATCTTGGCAGTAGCAG CATCTATTGTATTCATCATCTGGACGACCATGAAGTTCAGGCTGGTGGACTGTCAATCG GACTGGCAAGAGCTATGGGTGGATGATGCCATCTGGCGTTTATTGTTTTCAATGATCCTTTTTGTCATCATGATTCTGTGGAGACCATCTGCTAACAACCAAAG GTTTGCTTTCTCACCACTGTCAgaagaggaggatgatgatgagCAGAAAGAGCCAATGTTAAAGGAAAGCtttg AGGGAATGAAAATGAGAAGTACAAAGCAAGAACCAAATGGGAAtgtaaaagcaaacaaagtT CAAGAGGATGACCTGAAGTGGGTAGAGGAGAACGTTCCTTCATCGGTCACAGATGT ggctcttccagctcttctcgATTCAGATGAG gaAAGAATGATTACCCACTTTGAAAGGTCCAAAATGGAATGA
- the TMEM87A gene encoding transmembrane protein 87A isoform X2 — MAAAPRSGGRRRPGALLLRLLAVLLLAGTAGAGQRSKWRLPVLLGKKFSFGKILFSNTTIFLRFEGDEKACEPSQGFNVTWYLRYSDCYNEVFNFGDEQADNYFGTTAEEHPGWSGYYATASLLFPNCSELFRPQIFYKEFVHPEPLSPEKPEGLKDKKESAGNHTMVTDKTAMNAVIKTWRDGPYIFIVQIALTTAKDSTARLKRTERTTPSSYQNKLFTMTVELKGPYEYLSLADYPLMIFFMVMCIVYVFFGVLWLAWSACYWRDLLRIQFWIGAVIFLGMLEKAVFYAEFQNIRYTGESVQGAVILAELLSAVKRSLARTLVIIVSLGYGIVKPRLGVTLHKVVMAGALYLLFSGMEGVLRVTGAQNDLASLAFIPLAFLDTALCWWIFISLTQTMKLLKLRRNVVKLSLYRHFTNTLILAVAASIVFIIWTTMKFRLVDCQSDWQELWVDDAIWRLLFSMILFVIMILWRPSANNQRFAFSPLSEEEDDDEQKEPMLKESFEGMKMRSTKQEPNGNVKANKVQEDDLKWVEENVPSSVTDVALPALLDSDEERMITHFERSKME, encoded by the exons ATGGCGGCGGCGCCGCGTtccggggggcggcggcggcccggaGCCCTCCTGCTGCGGCTGCTggcggtgctgctgctggcgggCACGGCGGGCGCCGGGCAGCGCTCCAAATGGCGGCTGCCGGTGCTCCTG GGGAAGAAGTTTAGCTTTGGGAAGATTCTCTTCAGCAACACCACCATTTTCCTGAGAT ttGAAGGAGATGAAAAAGCTTGTGAACCCTCCCAGGGTTTCAATGTTACTTGGTACTTAAGATACTCTGACTGCTACAATGAAGTCTTCAACTTTGGG GATGAACAAGCAGATAACTATTTTGGGACTACAGCTGAAGAGCATCCGGGTTGGTCAGGATACTATGCCACTGCTTCTCTCCTCTTTCCAAACTGCTCTGAGCTCTTCAGGCCTCAG ATTTTCTATAAAGAATTTGTTCATCCAGAGCCTCTCTCACCTGAGAAACCAGAg GGCTTAAAAGATAAGAAGGAGAGTGCAGGAAATCACACAATGGTGACAGATAAAACT gcAATGAATGCTGTTATCAAAACTTGGCGAGATGGGCCATATATATTTATTGTGCAAATTGCACTTACAACTGCAAAGGATTCTACTGCCCGACTTAAAAGAACTGAGAGAACAACACCTTCCTCATATCAGAACAAGCTCTTTACAA TGACAGTAGAACTGAAGGGGCCATATGAGTATCTTTCACTTGCAGACTACCCTCTGATGATT TTTTTCATGGTGATGTGTATTGTGTACGTATTCTTCGGGGTTCTGTGGCTTGCGTGGTCAGCCTGTTACTGGCGGGATCTCCTGAGGATCCAGTTCTGGATTGGTGCTGTTATCTTCCTGGGAATGCTTGAGAAAGCAGTTTTCTATGCCGAGTTCCAGAACATCCGCTACACGGGCGAATCTG TTCAAGGAGCAGTAATACTGGCAGAACTTCTTTCTGCTGTGAAACGCTCGTTGGCTCGAACTCTGGTCATCATAGTCAGCCTGGGATATGGGATAGTCAA ACCTCGCCTTGGAGTGACTCTTCACAAAGTAGTTATGGCTGGAGCCCTTTATCTGTTATTTTCTGGCATGGAAGGCGTTCTTAGAGTCACAGGG GCCCAGAATGATCTTGCCTCCTTGGCTTTTATTCCCCTGGCTTTCCTAGATACTGCCCTGTGCTGGTGGATAT TCATCAGCTTAACTCAAACAATGAAGCTGCTAAAACTTCGAAGGAATGTTGTGAAACTCTCTTTGTATCGGCACTTCACCAACACACTCATCTTGGCAGTAGCAG CATCTATTGTATTCATCATCTGGACGACCATGAAGTTCAGGCTGGTGGACTGTCAATCG GACTGGCAAGAGCTATGGGTGGATGATGCCATCTGGCGTTTATTGTTTTCAATGATCCTTTTTGTCATCATGATTCTGTGGAGACCATCTGCTAACAACCAAAG GTTTGCTTTCTCACCACTGTCAgaagaggaggatgatgatgagCAGAAAGAGCCAATGTTAAAGGAAAGCtttg AGGGAATGAAAATGAGAAGTACAAAGCAAGAACCAAATGGGAAtgtaaaagcaaacaaagtT CAAGAGGATGACCTGAAGTGGGTAGAGGAGAACGTTCCTTCATCGGTCACAGATGT ggctcttccagctcttctcgATTCAGATGAG gaAAGAATGATTACCCACTTTGAAAGGTCCAAAATGGAATGA